One region of Alosa alosa isolate M-15738 ecotype Scorff River chromosome 1, AALO_Geno_1.1, whole genome shotgun sequence genomic DNA includes:
- the LOC125301446 gene encoding N-acetylaspartate synthetase-like: protein MGHEPYAILKEDRTVVVRRYTPSDNREVLRIFHEGMMEMVTDTAFRGLLHHPESQLLYSAITVTFYVFTGSIWLACCILPLVLGVRYYYSWKVVNGYLERAQDMHDIDQNYMESSEHYLWVAEIGRTVVGLVAVHCLQDGNMELNRMSVDSHFQRQRVGVALGQQVLRFARLHAHSSSSATTSVVLGTTTYTAAPHRLYQALGFRCVGITEGFCTPGTERSLLEQAFYRVRHHHYQLDLH, encoded by the exons ATGGGACATGAGCCTTATGCAATCTTGAAAGAGGATAGAACAGTGGTTGTTCGTAGGTATACTCCTTCAGATAATAGAGAAGTCCTGCGCATCTTCCATGAGGGTATGATGGAAATGGTGACTGACACTGCTTTCCGTGGCTTACTGCATCACCCGGAAAGTCAACTCCTGTACTCTGCTATAACAG TGACATTTTATGTGTTCACTGGATCAATATGGTTGGCCTGTTGCATACTGCCACTAGTGTTGGGTGTGCGATACTACTACAGTTGGAAAGTGGTGAATGGGTACCTGGAACGGGCGCAGGACATGCATGACATTGACCAGAACTACATGGAATCCTCCG AGCACTATCTCTGGGTTGCGGAGATCGGAAGGACAGTAGTTGGGCTGGTTGCAGTCCACTGCCTTCAGGATGGCAATATGGAGCTGAACCGCATGTCTGTGGATTCCCACTTTCAGCGCCAGCGGGTTGGGGTTGCACTTGGCCAGCAGGTCCTCAGGTTTGCCCGTCTTCATGCCCACTCCTCTTCATCAGCTACTACCTCAGTAGTCCTGGGTACCACGACATATACGGCAGCACCGCACCGCCTTTACCAAGCCCTGGGCTTCCGCTGTGTAGGCATCACCGAAGGATTCTGCACACCAGGCACTGAGCGATCCCTCCTGGAACAAGCATTCTACAGAGTACGTCACCACCACTACCAGCTGGACTTACACTAG
- the LOC125295790 gene encoding uncharacterized protein LOC125295790, with product MESDLVEPKEGGRRRLAKGAIPMLFEWNAYRLTTRPSVWERRERPEEPELSLPLESDTEVSADHDYCAIPEPSSLDLSCAANEDLACEVEELKKQLQELRLQRNFGLQRFAGSDEDIRFYTRFPSYDHSMAFWWLTEPSVHKMVRITRARAAAKKNEEVTRSCVSGRQVLQPIDEFFLFLVHLSVGLKERDLGHRFGIHSSTVSRVVSSWTNYLYTLLGVSE from the exons ATGGAAAGCGACCTAGTTGAGCCAAAAGAAGGAGGtcgaagacgtctggctaaaggAGCAATACCTATGCTCTTTGAGTGGAATGCCTACAGGCTCACAACACGACccagtgtgtgggagaggagagaaaggccaGAGGAACCGGAGTTATCTCTTCCTTTAGAGTCAGACACCGAAGTGTCAGCCGATCATGATTACTGTGCTATTCCAGAGCCGTCGTCTTTAGATTTGAGCTGTGCGGCAAACGAGGATTTGGCATGTGAAGTGGAGGAGTTAAAAAAGCAGCTGCAAGAATTACGGCTGCAGCGAAATTTCGGACTGCAGCGGTTTGCAGGATCCGATGAGGATATACGGTTTTACACTAG ATTCCCAAGTTATGATCATTCAATGGCCTTCTGGTGGCTCACTGAGCCATCAGTCCACAAAATGGTTAGAATCACAAGAGCCAGAGCAGCAGCTAAGAAAAATGAAGAGGTGACCCGTTCATGTGTGTCAGGG AGGCAGGTACTGCAGCCAATAGATGAGTTCTTCCTATTCCTTGTCCATCTTTCTGTTGGTCTGAAGGAGAGAGACTTAGGACATCGGTTTGGAATTCATTCCTCGACAGTCAGCAGAGTAGTGTCATCATGGACAAACTACCTATACACCCTCCTTGG GGTCAGTGAGTGA
- the LOC125295862 gene encoding uncharacterized protein LOC125295862 — protein MTGQVGVRSLCYRSMLKSEMPHRLSITLGDSTPVVMTQKTCSCVAGTALCSHIVALLYQTAHYSQLEIPVVPPVHSCTESEQQWHKPRTMGVKPGPINAMVFTKPVPKRRVQTGVRSGFYRGLVGPLPDPCMFRISEAYSRFSLEDQPLVTTMNMRSDQPLVEIGIGLVQKGSVLSYQQPAQKTRYITHIHDTPPTPHLPLDGHDCTPSDCAFVCTKEQQLHLNSLSVSMEMANKIEIATREQSCCPEWFELRKPRVTASRFREICHVKGQSSAE, from the exons ATGACAGGGCAAGTTGGCGTCAGATCATTGTGCTACAGGTCTATGCTGAAGTCTGAGATGCCACATCGTTTAAGT aTTACACTTGGTGATTCAACGCCAGTGGTAATGACACAGAAGACATGTTCCTGTGTGGCAGGCACTGCTTTATGCAGCCACATAGTGGCCCTGCTTTATCAAACGGCACACTATTCACAACTTGAAATACCAGTGGTACCCCCTGTTCATAGCTGCACAGAGTCAGAACAGCAATGGCACAAGCCAAGAACTATG GGTGTGAAGCCTGGACCCATCAACGCCATGGTCTTCACCAAGCCAGTACCAAAGCGAAGGGTACAGACTGGAGTAAG GAGTGGATTCTACAGAGGCCTGGTCGGTCCATTACCTGATCCCTGCATGTTCCGAATATCAGAAGCATACAGTCGCTTTAGCCTTGAGGATCAGCCACTTGTAACCACCATGAACATGAGGTCTGACCAGCCCCTTGTGGAAATTGGCATCGGGTTAGTGCAAAAGGGAAGTGTATTGTCCTATCAACAGCCTGCACAGAAGACCCGGTACATCACACATATTCATGACacgccaccaacaccacacttGCCGCTGGATGGACATGATTGCACACCATCAGattgtgcatttgtatgtaCCAAGGAGCAGCAGCTTCACCTAAACAGTTTGTCCGTGTCCATGGAAATGGCAAACAAAATTGAAATAGCTACACGAGAACAAAGTTGTTGCCCTGAATGGTTTGAGCTCCGAAAGCCGCGGGTGACCGCCTCTAGGTTTCGGGAGATCTGCCATGTCAAAGGCCAGAGCTCTGCTGAGTAA